The proteins below are encoded in one region of Sphaerodactylus townsendi isolate TG3544 linkage group LG06, MPM_Stown_v2.3, whole genome shotgun sequence:
- the FAM98C gene encoding protein FAM98C encodes MRMRGQKTGRQVDFAAGMEGAGVEGCLSIETFAEVAEAGVSSPRFTSLCTWLVSELRALCPLEEDISPACGPEDAETFQIEMSGLLGELRCPYPALTTGDVTARLRTPENCLQLLYFLSSELLSARLQVRKRPPSPDREKRSQEAVCELQHICRALGIPEADPDCPVSQLMADIKAKVGVDDWML; translated from the exons ATGCGCATGCGTGGTCAGAAGACTGGGCGGCAGGTGGATTTTGCGGCAGGCATGGAAGGCGCTGGAGTCGAAGG GTGCCTGTCTATAGAGACCTTTGCCGAGGTGGCTGAAGCTGGCGTATCCAGCCCCCGATTCACCTCCCTTTGCACTTGGCTTGTTTCGGAGCTCCGAGCCCTTTGCCCTTTAGAGGAGGACATCAGTCCCGCTTGTG GTCCTGAAGATGCGGAGACGTTCCAGATCGAAATGAGCGGCCTCCTTGGTGAGCTGCGTTGCCCGTATCCGGCACTGACAACGGGAGATGTGACTGCCAGGCTCCGCACGCCGGAGAATTGCCTCCAGCTTCTCT ATTTCTTGAGTTCAGAGCTCCTGTCAGCCCGGCTCCAAGTCCGGAAAAGACCCCCTTCACCAGACCGAGAAAAGCGATCCCAGGAAGCCGTGTGTGAGCTGCAGCATATCTGCCGGGCCTTGGGAATACCAGAAGCGGATCCAGACTGCCCCGTTTCTCAACTGATGGCCGACATAAAAGCCAAGGTGGGAGTAGATGATTGGATGctataa